GCGTCCCGTCCTTGAAAATATCATCTCGTACCACTCTTATGTTTGGAGATGCACACCTTTGCATCTTAAgttctttttctccattttaCTTCCATTTTGTGCTTAAGTGTCCATTCTCTTATCAAATCCTAAATACCTAAAAGTTAGAAGTTTTTATCAGATATagagattaaataaataatcgAGGACACCATTTTCATTGAAATAAGGCCCTAAATGGGTCCAATTTGAGGACTCATCAGTAGTATAACACTTTAAGTATGAAGTTAATGACTATAGACCTTATTAAGATATTACGAAAACGTAACAtccagggagcaccccctagaagtaacatggcgtaccatttggatcaaagaaggataactttcatttggtttcttttatttaggctagaaatgggctatcttgaataagggcctatgatcctttcctaattgtctgttacagcttacttttagcaggactaaccaggcaagttctagctcagtaccagtagtggactattcaactttcctcacactcacttgacatctcatcactatacaagattatcagacacctagtttgacttgaagatttagggtaatgcaatagtgtaactctatttcatgtttagagccacacaattatcagttactacgcctagtcatgcaacattttccagttttatcaggatatcattttagccatcatgcttcagagttaaactatgtacaaaagatataacgtgccgattcaacagaaaaagtaatcagtcttttggggaaaaagaacacaggcaaaaaaccccaaaagaggatagtgagttgggctactcagactttaccgtaacactcactttccatttaccccacccccaacaaaaaaagcatgcaattgtccccaatgcataaaaaaaatctaaagattagaggggtaggtgaagcaaacctgtggcgcatagcgccgtcgatcagcaaccTAGTGGGTCTGCTTTCccggaacccacatcctctgcaatctggacaccctcagtggtgtcctcagcaatctggacaccctcagtgatgtcctcagcaacaaccgcaccatcagtagtgcctcctgctgtctctacagtgcgggagctagatgccccagccgctatctgcgatgctctgatgtggtgtgcctccgcctcagcaagtgaggctctcctcgcggcctccatctctcggcgctccttcttccttgctcgggcctcatcctctgatcgacccctacgcctcttggcactctctcgaggggaaggtgggggaatttctgaagtagcaaacagggccgccaatatagtgtcctcagcaggctcgacaggctCTGGCACTctcgcctctaggatcgtgtcgatgtctgcacgaagactgtcgactgcagcctgaagagtcgacacatctaccggaggggctgggcgggctaacactctcaactcaaatgcatctaggtgttggttaacctcagcaatcttccgctcggTAAAAtgctgcatcttcctctctatacgcgcctcagactcagtaatcgacttctgcatccacagctggatatgatgcagaagagtggccatttgtgcctccagtttttggaccctatCAAGCAGGACCAGTGTCGGTAGAGGggttgtgcgagaggagctcggggctgggctactacccgggatagactcaaccggggtagtgtcagtggacgcctgtgtagcggtgcgggcctgggccaccgtatccgcaagatcattAGCAAGTGGTGGCACCTCTGGATggggccctcgacgtggggccaactcattggccttgtatctgatgaggccgacgtcaacggtgccctgcggggtcttcaactgatctatgtgccatatgggcacacctgcggtcctgcaaagggaaaaaatcatacacgggaaggggtaggtagtagtgaccttgaatgccctctcgtgcatgactgcctggagaagccatgcgaagtcgacctcgaattcggctatcatcgccgctatCAACAATTTCCGATCCCAggtgacgatgttatcagcagctgtgggggaaaggcagtgacggacgagcagccacaagaactttgcgacgaacgtgaggttggccttttgatggcccccttcagctcagtgacccaatctgcaccctctccatcgactgataggtgcagggccatccacctcttggtggtctctctcagtgcctgctcgtgcaagaactggccatccttcaCTATCTGCCAGCGATAGTCAAACTAGGCAGTGTGGGGAGTCcgcgtagcatctgcactctcgtcgtataggaaccggcggatagctggcagggaaatgtcaacctgcacgccccggactcgaacctgctccagtggggcctatttagagggagcagcccgcctatcgatctgtgatcggagagtcgctacgtaggatgcgtagaactctcggaccacttCCTCGCTGTATCATCCCAatggacgggctgtccactctaagcgatgcctggtgaataggttgtggatctccagcatcgatgggagactccctgtaagtacccgccgctccaaggtgagtgtccgagtcattactcctttatcagtcaggaatttggcgtcggagtaaacttgaaactggccttcgacacaccaccggtttggctggtcagaggctggggtggggacctgggctggtgcgccggatgtagagtctgaactgtcagcctcatcagacaaggCCGACGCTACAGCAGTGGCAGGTGCgagaacctcagcagagcctgaagcttcctcagaccaggatactcctaaggagccagacgctccttcctcatttgtggctgacccagaaggtgtgccggtcagtgtgcactcctcatcagactgggaggcagtgactacgccggacgccaccgtcttgggtgtggctctgggggcacgtgcagcatgggaaggtgcggaagtgcctgggggcacatattcagggtcccgctcatcatcagagccgatgatcaagcttgcagacggggcaacagacttggatcacccgcgtgcgtaggttcggtcttgcttgggtgccatattAGATAGTACCTGgaaaggatcactattagtacgagtagtggcaaacaagacaggCAAGCCCATAcgacataaaacatttaaaatagtgtgttagtgatagtgaaactgtatcacacgacgggCTAGATGGCGGCTCGTCGTGgatatgacggaccatcatgaggtccgtcgtgttgtacttggtctatgtatatataaataaccctgaaggaggggtatctgaccatcatgacggtcaagcaggacggaccgtcattggtacgacggtccgtcgtaaaagtccgtcgtaggacacttaggaAATGTTGGGagacacttaatactaatgatgacatgagaaatcatctattgatctatgatgtcctcatactagaagccagcttccatgatgtatgagttgaatgtaatggaactttatactgaccACTGATAGACttgctatgagcggtgatgccttctttcagaaAGGGcaaaggttcacgtaactctcatgagataagacGTCCCACATACCGGGTATGGGTATCCTTATATCCCCTAGTTTTcgaacctatattgccaatatagggatccttcatggttaaattcccatgtacgctagcatgttttgggtcactttgtcTGGTTGGGATTCATTATGCTCACATTATCTatatcggttaaagttaaagttctcaAAGAATGAATGacgccagcctcaaatgatggacataatgaaatgaaagacaccaaaggtgttaggatatgataatcaagaggtgatctggaatcaagtaatgacactaggttactcttgatcattgcacagcaagcacagcaaacccgatgaaagtcttaaactacatcctaggtatagcaggtgttcacactagcctaagaacaaaatgaaatgaagtacgtataaaTGAATAAAGCATACTCTGTGTctgctaatgaagactccctgGTTGAGGTCCAATATGGttagccctcattttggaaagtcttaatgtcaagtacATGACTCCAATGTATCATGGCATATTAATGAGTGTTATAAAAGATGTAATGTGCTAAATactatatgatatgtgctatctgtaagatgttatgtgttgtgtgaaatatgataagtatgatgatgcatgttactttcatggcatgactttcctaatccaaatttgtaaatatcattaactttcctaatccaaatttggaaagttcactaactttcctaatctcaatttggcaagtcgactatcttgactttccataatcatgttgttaggaaagagctatgtTTTATCATACATGTCCTTGGtttgtgcttgcatatacccatacttattacaagtgtgtactaattccatacaactcTGTATTTTTAGGTGCatgcacaggtggacgctagagcttataAGTTGACGTAACAGTTATccagacgtggagctttcatccagaCTTAGAAGGCCCTCATTATTTTAAGGCTGTCTATTGTTATAATCttgcttagatgtaggctttatcTAGTGAAGCATGTTTCACTAGTTtttcatttcccatttcatttcagactttgtactggtgccgttttggcaaaatacgtttaatgaaattatgaactgtttctttcatttgatgatctctatattagatggttgatttttttaCGCTTAtgatgttaaaattaaaatgtttagcGTGTAATAAGgaagaaaaaagtttaaatattccgctaaaattaacctagatgaagtaacaatGACTTATGTAGGCTTATCTGAAATCTCTGTAAGGTCAACGACTTcagtctcgtctggggtctagatttcggtcgtgacaaagttcgtatcagagcactaggttaaatttcgtggataataagttcacatcaacaaCATTgagtagtgaagtgcaccactatcctggattagagactgcatgatgcgtaggaaaatttttcttcttatgatcttatcgtgcctttccTAATGTTTGACTTTCTTGATGTTATGAGCGTGTCTAACATCGATCCCTGTTGCTTACAGATAATGAACACTAGGAGAACTAATTGTCAGAGGAGAGGAGTAGCAGTTGTTGGGAACAATCAGGTTACACCCCAAGCTCCAGCTGAACGAGTGACTATGCTGgttaacccagctgggttgacagATGAGGAGGTGTGGGCATCTGTGGACCAAATAGCACAGCCCATCACTATGAAGGCCAGTCCGTGACTGCCCAGGTCAACTAGTAGAATTTTGAGAGGGAGAACCCACCAGTGCGTAGCATGGCTgagagacttcacgaggatgaaccctcctatttTCATAGGGTCTAAGACTTCAGAGGACCCCCAagagtttgtggatgaggtgCATAAGATTTTGGTGTCTATGGGGGCCACCTATACTGAGAAAGCAGAGCTGGCTTCCTAtcagctcaaggatgttgcacagacttggtgaaAGATGTGGCAAGATAGCCGAGCTTTGAGCGGAGTTCCAATCACTTGGGAGTTGTTTAAGATAGACTTCCTTGGATATTCTTTCCTAGTGAGATGAGAGAGGCGAAGGTTGAGGATTTTATCAACCTTAAGTATGGATTAATGACAGttagggagtattccctgaagtttgtctAACTATCCAGGTATACTATTTTCGTTAGTATCTAACAACAAGGATGAGATGAGTattgaagtttgttaaaattatCCAGGTATGATACATCCCTTGTATCTAACAGTAAGGATGAGATGAACAGGTTCCTCATAGGAATCAACGGAGATCTGGAGGAGTGTCGGTCTacgatgctccatgataacaTGAACTTCTCCAGGTTGATGGTTCATGTCCACTAGGTAGAGGAAAGCCACAAAAAGAGGGGTGCTTGTGAAACTAGGACGTCGAAGCCTTAAGATCAGGCAGGTCCCAGCCATCGAGGCCATAGAAAAAATTTTGGTGTCCATGAGCAGCCCAGGTTAAAGAAGGGGCATTAGAATTCTGGGAATTCTAATTCCCAAAGGAGTACAGCACTTAGAAGAAAAGACTTGAGCCCAAGAAGGGCAATGGAGGTAAGATACAGTGTCCCAAAAAGAACTGTGCTAAGTGTGGCCATGCTCACAGTGGAGTGTGCAGACAGGGAACTAATGCCTGTTTTGGTTGCGGTAAGAGTGAGCATATGGTTAGAGACTTCCCACAGAACAGAGGTCAGGCTGGAGGTAATGCTCATCCTAGGCCTAATACACAGGGTGCAACAGCAGTTGATGCTCCTAAGAGGAACAAGTTCTATACCCTAAAAGGCAGGGAGGAGCAGGTTAAGTctgctgatgtggtcacaggcatgctgcaagtattctcaacttttgtttatgctttacttgatccagggtctatgctttcctttgtaactcctttgctTGCTCTCACTTTTGAAACATTGcctgaagttctgcatgatcctatagtggatagtacacctttaggagaaaatgtaagaaccgatagagtatacaaggattgcccaatagttgtaagtggtaagactatgtgtgcagacTTAGTTGATTTATCCAtacatgattttgatgttatccttgacatggactggcttcacagttcttatacttgtttggattgtcgtagtagagtggtgagattttgtttccctaatgaagagGAACTAGTCTTGGAGGGGTACAGCTTGAGTCATCCTAATCCCTTAATTTGGAACCTTAACGACAATAAAATtatgtccaaggggttattaGGTCATATTGTTagaatgatttagatcatgacattccttccatagactcagtgcCTATTGTGAATGAGTTCCTAGATGTATTTCCTGATGATTTGCCTGGAGTACCTCCTCCACGAGAGATCACTTTGATATAAACTTAGAAccgatactaaaccaatttcaattcctccctacataatggctccagctgaactcAAGGTGTTGAAGTtgtagttaaaagatctcactgataatGGTTTCATTCACCCGAGCATATCTCCTTGGGGCGCTCCAATgttgtttttgaaaaagaaggatgggcccttagaatgtgtatcgattatcggcatctcaacaaggtcactataaagaataagtatccttttcCCAGATtagatgatttgttcgattagCTCCAAGGCTCTaatttcttctctaagattgatcttccttcagggtatcatcagcttagggttagggatagagatatcccaaagacagACTTTCGTACCCACTTTTCTCATTATTAGTTCTTgtttatgtcatttggtctcacgaatgcacctgttGCTTTTATGAATCTTATGAAAAgggtcttccgtgaataccttgaatatttcgtcatagtattcattgatgacattctcatctactctaggaccaaggaagagcatgaacagcATTTCAGACTAACGTTACAAGTACTTAGAAACCATCAATTGTATACTAAATTCAGCTAGTGTGAATTTTGTCTTAGATCAGTAaccttcctgggtcatgttgtgtccgatcaaggTGTAGAGGTGGACCCCAGGAAGACTGAGGCTGTTAAGAATTGGCCAAAACCTCTTTCTCCCACAGATATACGTAGCTTCTTGGGATTACTTGGTTACTACCGTAAGTTTGTGGGGGGGTTTTCTTCCATTGCTACCCCACTGACAACTCTGACTAAGAAGAAGGCCAAGTTTAAATAGATGAaggcttgtgagaagagtttccaggagctcaaggacagactcactttagccccggtgcttactttgcctaagtgtggtaagaattacactatttattgtgatgcatctagggttggtttgggttgtctTCTTATGCAaggtggtaaggtgatagcctatgcatCCAGAgagctcaaggttcatgagaagaattatcccactcatgtgCTAGAGTTAGCCACTGTGGTGTCGCACTGAAGttgtggaggcactacttgtatggattttatgtggatgtgttcacagaccacaagagtctccagtacgtgttcacacagagagaattgaatctacgtcagcaaagatggttggagctgttgaaggattatgacatgaatgttcaCTACCATCCTGGTAAGGCTAACATTGTAGTCgatgctttgagcaggatgagcatgggaagtacaaCCCACATTGAGGATTAAAAGAAGGAGTTAGCGAAAGATGTACACAGACTTGCCAGACTAGGTGTGCAATTGGTTtactctactagtgggggtgtttcatttcatccttggtagttgaagtcaagtAGGGTCAGCATATCGATCCTGCGTTTATGGAGTTGAATGTCTCAGTATTGataaagatgaatgagtcttttgctttgggagTAGATGGCATACTTAGGTATCAAGATAGGTTGTGTGTACCAAGTGTGGATGATTTATGGACAAGGATTGttgcagaggcccatggttcaagatattccatacatccaggtttcaccaagatgtatcatgatcttaagcagagTTATTGGTGGGATGTCATGAAGAAAGACATTGCAGAATATGTGGCCAAGTGTAATATttgtcagcaggttaaggcagaacatATTAAGTTTGGCGGTCTTACTCATattattgaggttccgacttggaagtgggaggccattaatatggacttcgtggttggtctttcgAGGACTAGGAGAcagcatgactccatatgggttattgtttACATATTGACTAATTCtacccactttatccctgtgaagtctacttacagagcCGAGGACTATGCGAGACACtacatagatgagattgtgagatggcatgggattcctctatctatcatttcagataaaggagctcagtttacttcACATTTCTGGAGATCTTTCTAGAAAAGCTTGGGCACGTAAGTAAATCTTAGTACCGCCTTTCATCCTCACACTGACGGGAAGGCAGAGCGCAtcattcagacattggaggacatgttgagagcgtcTGTGATTGACTTTTGGGGTAGCTGGAATGACCATTttcctttgatagagttctcgtataataatagttatcactccagCCTTGGGCTGGCAccgtttgaggcactgtatggtaggaggtgtagatctccagttgggtagttcgaggttggagagtcatccattttgggtccagaaatcattcatgaggccttagagaaggtcagagtgattagggacaggttgaCTACTGCTTATAGTCGACAGAAGTCAGCAAACggcccttagagtttgatgttggtgaccagTTTTATCTGAAGATATGACCTATGAAgtgggtgatgaggtttggtaggaaggggaagttgagtTAGAGGTATGTTGGGCCTTGTGAGACTATACAGCATGTTGGTGAGATGGTctatgagttggcattgcctgcggagctagcttctgtctatccagtctttcatgtatccatgttaaataagtttctaggtgatccagcatcgaTTCTACCTTAGGAAAGTTTGGGGGTCGATGAAGACTTGTCTTATGATAaggtacctgttgagatcttagacagacaggtcaagcggctgaggaactaggagattgccacagtgaaggtattgtggagaaatcatcttgttgagggtgctacatgggaggttgaggccgacatgagatctcattaccctcatcttttcagctcttgaggttagacttcctactcttaagtctaagtttccttatctctccatattttgttgttattgcttGGCTGTGCATAGTAATTATGTTATAATCTACTAGAATTACGCTAAATAgtggtagtgtcattcggggacgaatgatcctaaggaggggataatgtaacaaccctaaaatggaTATACTATGTGatacttaatgtgtcaagaatgcctatgattatactagggttcacacggattaatgcgcgtagaaccagacttcggaacccttgctacatccaaGACAACCATttagggctctcgaatatgaagatttactcgaatgagtctttatcgaacttaaaaagaagaaatcttaggtttggagggtctaggggtaaaatggtctttttccaggataagaaaaatattgtaattaccctaaatatataattaattatttaattaataaaatggaGGGGAAATTTGGGGAGAGATAGCCAAAATTGAGATGTTGAAGTGAAGTCTTACTTCCCCTGGGTTCgtacctaggtggaagcaatgaattaatgtgatttttatttaagctattgaattaatataattaactaatgattattattcattagctgatttaaaataaaataaaaatcaaatttttttaataattcagAAAACCTTATTTGATTAAGTCTTAAACTGGACTCCTAAGCCTAGTATAACTCCCactctctcacgtctatctctcAACTCTCACGCTCAATATCTCCCATTGTTTCACACGATATTTCTCTGccaaaataatatagaaaagcataaaaataaaccaagttttttacacttgaataactcacacgaaatcacaagaaaacaacgTTAATCACACACTAGGCTTAGGAAGGTTGTCAGTCGAGTGGATTTAATATTGAGAAGGCTTAGACGTGCTCTTGAGTGGAGTTTTTGGGCAGCAACttcaaggtttgaacgtcaaaataaggtatgggttttcttctctaTTGGTACCTTTCCTAAGATACCCCTTAAGGTTTGTATTAGTCATACGCAAACAAggattttttccccttttgTATGCCCCTATAAGTGGCTCACAATGAattgtaggttgggtatgattgatggtagatttaggtgtatgtgatgttttcatgatgattatgattacATTGTGTACTTGAAATCGTATGAAATGCAACCCTGTACTCGAAAGTTTGTGCAAGTGTGTGTATGTGCAAAAATGTCACTGTAAAGGTTACTGTAAATGAGGTCAAGTTAAGGCTTCAAGTTTAACATTGTTTTTGTAGTCATTTTACGTACATAATcctatgtaaatcgtgatgttcataaaaATAGAAGTGAGATTGATTTGAGCACCACTAATTCagctaaacgaatccatgaaattCACCCCAAAAAGTGTTAAACGATCCATACATCTTCCTAAGTTTTCAAGTggaaatattgatgaaaataagtTCAGAAAATGATTAAGTGTACAGccaaaaaatataagtttagtTAAGGCTAAAATATAGAAGGGAAAtctgtaaaaataaattaatttaaaggggtgaggccaccaggattcgaacctgtgacctcacccgTGTGGAACCTTAATCTcgcaagaaagaaagaaatagggCCGGGGGGATTTTTAAATGGGGTGTACAGGCAAGTAAGGAGAAtgaaaaactttaaataaatataatgggaggcgtgggaattgaacccacgacctcaaggctagaaaggaaaagggagaaataaattagaaaataaagtgaggttgtgggggatcgatcccacaacctcactgcctAACGCCTACCTAAgccaattttaattaaaaataaaataaggaggttgtCGGGGggtcgaacccacaacctcacagCCCtagcaaaattaaaaataaaataaggaggttgtgggggttcgaacccacaacctctcaatCTCAAgtgaaataatgaataaaataaaaagaggttaTGGGGGTTTgttcccacaacctcttggtctATGCGAATTGgac
The DNA window shown above is from Solanum lycopersicum chromosome 11, SLM_r2.1 and carries:
- the LOC138339336 gene encoding uncharacterized protein, translating into MNTRRTNCQRRGVAVVGNNQVTPQAPAERVTMLVNPAGLTDEEVWASVDQIAQPITMKARSKTSEDPQEFVDEVHKILVSMGATYTEKAELASYQLKDVAQTWYDTSLVSNSKDEMNRFLIGINGDLEECRSTMLHDNMNFSSGVCRQGTNACFGCGKSEHMVRDFPQNRGQAGGNAHPRPNTQGATAVDAPKRNKFYTLKGREEQVKSADVVTGMLQVFSTFVYALLDPGSMLSFVTPLLALTFETLPEVLHDPIVDSTPLGENVRTDRVYKDCPIVVSGKTMCADLVDLSIHDFDVILDMDWLHSSYTCLDCRSRVVRFCFPNEEELVLEGSVTFLGHVVSDQGVEVDPRKTEAVKNWPKPLSPTDIRSFLGLLGYYHHKSLQYVFTQRELNLRQQRWLELLKDYDMNVHYHPGKANIVVDALSRMSMGSTTHIED